From one Verrucomicrobiia bacterium genomic stretch:
- a CDS encoding M23 family metallopeptidase, which translates to MPPVVRTTLLALLILLPASLNAQPFILPSPNRAIYDPEGVTKYFAPTPGRDWRSGTFGCVRSEGWQMHEGIDILPLNRDKKGEPTDDVWAAADGTVAYINRKVALSNYGNYIILKHNIEGLEVYTLYAHLASVRSDLKIGQPVKSREVIGLMGRTANTRQAITKDRAHLHFEINFMVNDRFSEWHKSYLPGQRNDHGDWNGQNLIGVDPLEVLREQHKDGSRYSFLNYIRNQRELCRIVVRDNKFPWLARYIRLVRRNPLAEKSGIAGYEIALNYNGLPFQLIPRSAMEIPGKARIQLLSVNAEEQAKHPCRRLVSKKGNQWELTATGQKLIDLLVY; encoded by the coding sequence ATGCCACCTGTCGTACGCACTACGCTGCTCGCCTTACTCATCCTGTTGCCAGCATCGCTTAACGCACAGCCATTCATCTTGCCCTCGCCCAATCGGGCCATCTACGATCCAGAAGGCGTTACCAAGTATTTCGCACCCACACCGGGTCGCGATTGGCGCAGCGGCACCTTCGGTTGCGTCCGCTCCGAAGGCTGGCAGATGCATGAAGGCATCGACATCCTGCCTTTGAACCGCGACAAAAAAGGCGAACCCACTGACGATGTTTGGGCGGCAGCGGATGGCACCGTTGCCTACATCAACCGCAAAGTCGCCCTCTCGAATTACGGCAATTACATCATCCTCAAGCACAACATCGAAGGACTCGAAGTTTACACGCTTTACGCCCATCTAGCCTCTGTCCGAAGTGATTTGAAGATCGGTCAGCCCGTCAAGTCGCGTGAAGTCATCGGCCTTATGGGCCGCACGGCGAATACGCGTCAGGCCATCACCAAAGACCGCGCGCACCTGCATTTTGAGATCAACTTCATGGTCAACGATCGCTTTTCCGAATGGCACAAGTCCTATCTCCCCGGCCAGCGAAACGACCACGGTGATTGGAACGGTCAGAACCTCATCGGCGTCGATCCACTGGAAGTCTTGCGCGAACAGCACAAGGACGGTTCCCGTTACAGCTTTTTGAACTATATACGCAATCAAAGGGAACTGTGCCGGATCGTGGTGCGCGACAATAAATTCCCGTGGCTCGCGCGCTACATCCGTCTGGTCCGTCGCAATCCCCTGGCAGAGAAGAGCGGTATCGCCGGATACGAGATCGCCCTGAACTACAATGGTCTGCCCTTCCAACTCATCCCCCGTTCTGCCATGGAGATCCCCGGCAAAGCGCGCATCCAGCTCCTGAGTGTGAATGCCGAAGAACAAGCGAAACACCCCTGCCGCAGACTGGTCAGCAAAAAGGGCAACCAGTGGGAATTGACCGCCACCGGTCAGAAGCTCATTGATCTGCTGGTTTATTGA